In a genomic window of Occallatibacter riparius:
- a CDS encoding TonB-dependent receptor, whose translation MNKMIRTALALALFACASLVLLAPARAQSVYGSIFGTVTDKSGAAIPNATVSVTSETKNTVVTVTSNASGDYSVAHLIPDVYDLKVEAQGFKTFQAKSIQVLADTSPRIDPTMDVGGASETVQVNADQEPILKTDRADVATVFDQHEVANLPVGDQNFTNLQLLVPGAQKLGWSHAASENPQASQQIMVNGQAFAGTAFELDGTDNQDPILGIIVINPTMDAVTETKITTQNFDAELGKAVSAVVTAQTKSGTNSFHGSVYDFRTSNANLARDPFTQPPDYINKAQGVPLSIPPGLKNRFGASIGGPIVKNRLFFFGNYEGQRQKVGTAQTDTLPTNLLTETALGNMVGPSGIPGADFSEYAAQLGDKGIIYQQFGFDKNGKPISKPYQGNVIPRAQLSQEALNFLKYLEPYTKGVNYQPGAGNVGNLDKNYSGSGTGTLNSDQWTVRGDYTINDKMHAFGRFSRFTDTLIGKVMFGTAGGPGFGLGGYGGTSQGSNDSLASGMDIALNQSLLTDWRFGYYRYNIKTHKPDQTAEFANTIGWVGMNTGDYYTGGSPAINFDTIPNGTTQPIFGDGLNVNRCNCPLTENEHQYQFVNNWTKIFGNHTAKIGADLRFANNLRVPSDNNRTGIVNFNAGQTSNPNNADLKKAQGGLGFASFLLGQVGGFQRYYSASTNAQEHQNRLFFYGQDTWRLTHSLTLNYGLRWELYFPETVNGKGLGSLLNLNDGYLHVAGYGNVGKDMGWAIEKKNMFAPRVGLNWQMNDRSVIRAGYGRSFDIGIFGSIFGHAATQNLPVLTNQNQNAPSTTEQAFNLAKGPDAPTTPAVPSSGLLPNPGAKVNSRARPDPLRFPMIDAWNLAYQRSITPTLSVTLAYVGNKGTYTLGDGSGNTINPNEAAIVLPASLGKNGQSLHWDPSGTSGAGATGNNNELRRYYWSSLPACRDANYEQPDPTLGPGACGWTNDITYYSDNLNTNFNAAQVTLQQNAWHGLNYTANYQWASAFADSTQYASWDRHAAHGRDSNVRRQQLTWFGTYDLPFGKGKMFASGVNTMADAFIGGWQLAGTVNVAGGLPFSLSYGESNNNIPGSAPNYPSYTSGARMKTSLTGAQAGTNGKITRTYYTAQTNNVTTDPGTGVFKDPGLDRIGDVKKNTYFGPGFWSSDLALAKTVTFHESIAAKFRFDAYNAFNHISPGNPGGSIESVGSINGGAPGYSPRQLEFSLRVLF comes from the coding sequence ATGAACAAGATGATTCGCACAGCCCTTGCGCTGGCGCTATTTGCCTGCGCGAGTCTTGTGCTACTTGCACCTGCAAGAGCACAGTCGGTCTACGGATCGATCTTCGGCACAGTGACGGATAAGAGCGGCGCGGCGATACCTAATGCCACCGTTTCAGTCACAAGCGAGACGAAGAACACGGTTGTAACCGTGACCTCGAACGCATCCGGAGACTACAGCGTAGCCCACCTTATCCCCGACGTATACGACCTAAAGGTTGAGGCGCAGGGTTTCAAGACCTTCCAGGCGAAGAGCATTCAGGTGCTCGCCGACACGTCGCCCCGCATCGACCCCACGATGGACGTGGGTGGCGCTTCTGAGACCGTTCAGGTAAACGCCGACCAGGAACCGATTCTCAAGACCGACCGTGCCGACGTGGCCACGGTTTTCGATCAGCACGAAGTCGCGAACCTTCCGGTCGGCGACCAGAACTTCACGAATCTGCAGCTACTCGTTCCCGGCGCGCAGAAGCTGGGCTGGTCCCATGCCGCTTCGGAGAATCCGCAGGCATCGCAGCAGATCATGGTGAACGGCCAGGCCTTTGCAGGTACGGCGTTCGAGCTGGATGGAACTGACAATCAGGATCCGATTCTCGGAATCATCGTCATCAATCCGACCATGGACGCGGTGACGGAGACCAAGATCACTACGCAGAACTTCGACGCCGAATTGGGCAAGGCAGTTTCCGCGGTTGTGACCGCGCAGACGAAGTCGGGCACCAACAGTTTCCACGGCAGCGTATACGACTTCAGGACTTCGAACGCCAATCTGGCGCGCGATCCTTTTACGCAGCCTCCGGACTATATCAACAAGGCCCAGGGTGTGCCGCTATCGATTCCTCCAGGCCTGAAGAACCGCTTCGGTGCTTCCATCGGCGGTCCGATCGTGAAGAACAGGCTGTTCTTCTTCGGCAACTACGAAGGCCAGCGGCAGAAGGTGGGAACCGCCCAGACTGATACGCTTCCCACGAACCTGCTCACCGAGACCGCGCTCGGCAATATGGTTGGCCCGAGCGGAATTCCTGGTGCTGATTTCAGCGAATATGCTGCACAGCTGGGAGACAAGGGCATCATCTATCAGCAGTTCGGCTTCGACAAAAACGGCAAGCCAATCTCCAAGCCATACCAGGGCAACGTCATTCCGCGTGCGCAGCTCTCCCAGGAAGCGCTGAACTTCCTGAAATATCTGGAGCCATACACGAAGGGCGTCAACTATCAGCCGGGCGCTGGGAACGTGGGCAACCTCGATAAGAATTACAGCGGTTCGGGAACCGGCACTCTCAATAGCGATCAGTGGACGGTACGCGGCGATTACACCATCAACGACAAGATGCATGCGTTCGGACGGTTCTCACGCTTTACCGACACGCTCATCGGGAAGGTAATGTTCGGCACGGCGGGCGGCCCTGGCTTCGGCCTCGGAGGCTACGGCGGCACCTCGCAGGGCTCGAACGACAGCCTCGCATCCGGCATGGATATCGCCCTGAACCAGTCGTTGTTGACCGACTGGCGCTTTGGCTACTACCGCTACAACATCAAGACCCACAAGCCGGACCAGACGGCGGAATTCGCCAACACGATTGGTTGGGTTGGAATGAACACCGGCGACTACTACACGGGCGGCTCGCCGGCCATCAACTTCGATACCATCCCCAACGGCACCACGCAGCCCATTTTTGGCGACGGTTTGAATGTGAACCGTTGCAACTGCCCGCTGACAGAAAACGAGCACCAGTACCAGTTCGTCAACAACTGGACGAAGATTTTTGGCAACCACACGGCCAAGATCGGCGCTGATCTCCGCTTTGCGAACAATCTGCGCGTACCGTCGGATAACAACCGCACGGGCATCGTGAACTTCAACGCGGGACAGACCTCGAATCCTAACAATGCTGATCTGAAGAAGGCTCAGGGCGGCCTCGGTTTCGCCAGCTTCCTGCTGGGGCAGGTAGGCGGCTTCCAGCGTTACTACTCGGCATCGACCAACGCACAGGAGCACCAGAACCGGCTGTTCTTCTATGGCCAGGACACCTGGCGCCTTACGCATTCTCTGACGCTCAATTACGGACTGCGCTGGGAGCTGTACTTCCCTGAGACCGTGAACGGCAAGGGCCTCGGCTCATTGCTTAACCTGAACGATGGCTATCTGCACGTTGCCGGCTACGGAAACGTCGGAAAAGACATGGGCTGGGCGATCGAGAAGAAGAACATGTTCGCTCCCCGCGTCGGATTGAACTGGCAGATGAACGATCGGAGCGTGATTCGCGCCGGATACGGCCGCAGCTTCGACATCGGCATCTTTGGTTCGATCTTCGGCCACGCCGCAACGCAGAACCTTCCGGTGCTGACTAACCAGAACCAGAATGCTCCCTCGACCACCGAGCAGGCCTTTAACCTCGCCAAAGGCCCGGATGCCCCGACTACGCCAGCAGTTCCGTCGAGCGGCCTGCTGCCCAACCCGGGCGCGAAGGTCAACTCACGCGCACGTCCTGACCCGCTTCGGTTCCCGATGATCGACGCCTGGAACCTGGCTTACCAGCGTTCCATCACGCCGACGCTATCGGTGACCCTTGCCTACGTTGGAAACAAGGGAACCTACACACTCGGTGACGGCAGCGGCAACACGATCAATCCGAACGAAGCTGCTATCGTTCTTCCCGCTTCGCTCGGGAAGAACGGCCAGTCCCTTCACTGGGATCCCAGCGGCACGTCTGGCGCTGGCGCCACGGGCAACAACAACGAGCTGCGCCGCTACTACTGGTCGTCGCTTCCCGCCTGCCGCGATGCAAACTACGAGCAGCCAGATCCTACCCTCGGCCCTGGCGCCTGCGGGTGGACGAACGACATCACGTACTACAGCGACAACCTGAATACCAACTTCAACGCCGCACAGGTCACCCTGCAGCAAAACGCATGGCATGGGCTGAACTACACGGCAAACTACCAGTGGGCGAGCGCGTTTGCTGACAGCACGCAGTATGCGAGCTGGGATCGTCATGCCGCGCACGGCCGCGACAGCAATGTGCGCCGGCAGCAGTTGACCTGGTTCGGCACCTACGACCTGCCGTTTGGCAAGGGCAAGATGTTCGCATCCGGTGTCAACACCATGGCGGATGCGTTCATTGGTGGCTGGCAACTGGCGGGAACTGTCAATGTGGCGGGCGGTTTACCGTTCTCCTTGAGTTACGGCGAATCGAACAACAACATTCCCGGCAGCGCTCCGAACTATCCTAGTTACACGAGCGGCGCCAGGATGAAAACCTCCCTAACGGGCGCCCAGGCTGGCACCAACGGCAAAATTACCCGGACGTACTATACTGCCCAAACCAACAACGTTACTACCGATCCAGGCACGGGTGTCTTCAAAGATCCTGGACTGGATCGCATCGGCGACGTGAAGAAGAACACCTACTTCGGACCGGGCTTCTGGAGCTCCGACCTGGCGCTCGCCAAGACGGTCACTTTCCACGAGAGCATTGCAGCGAAGTTCCGCTTCGATGCTTACAACGCCTTTAACCACATCAGCCCCGGAAACCCGGGCGGCAGCATCGAGTCTGTCGGTTCGATTAACGGCGGCGCTCCAGGCTACTCGCCTCGTCAGCTCGAATTCTCGCTTCGTGTCCTGTTCTAA
- a CDS encoding tetratricopeptide repeat protein yields MKQLVFVALVLFAARLPLVAQSPEPGISVGDTTAQRWTFEDAQALAGKGRLDQAMNILNQLAAQTPESAGVERLRGMIFYQRDLLPQASDAFSKAISQDANDRQSTEMQGVTLFRLGKPQDAIPYLEKAHASVQTANVDPQYVLGLAYSDVGRYDDARHAFAVQYGFQPDSAEAYLLAARLFLRRELKEQAATQAQKALEVNPKLPLAHQLLGEAALARGDQENAIKELEAERAINPLNGELYDRLGDAYLRSGQYENAQQALNRAVLLTPTSTGPYILLGETFLKLKDPIQALRYLTRAVKMDPSNYITHNLLGQAYKATGQIAEANREFKTVVELQHRDDPKPAGK; encoded by the coding sequence ATGAAGCAGCTAGTATTCGTCGCACTGGTATTGTTTGCAGCACGCTTGCCTCTGGTGGCGCAGTCTCCGGAACCGGGCATTTCGGTGGGGGACACTACCGCACAGCGTTGGACCTTTGAAGACGCGCAGGCGCTGGCCGGAAAAGGCCGGCTGGATCAGGCAATGAACATCCTGAACCAACTTGCAGCGCAGACGCCCGAGTCGGCTGGGGTAGAACGGCTGCGCGGAATGATCTTTTACCAGAGAGACCTGTTGCCACAGGCATCAGATGCTTTCTCGAAAGCCATCTCGCAGGATGCGAACGATCGCCAATCCACTGAGATGCAGGGCGTGACCCTCTTCAGGCTTGGGAAGCCGCAGGATGCGATTCCGTATTTGGAGAAGGCGCACGCATCGGTGCAGACCGCCAACGTCGACCCGCAGTACGTGCTGGGACTTGCTTATTCCGATGTTGGTCGCTATGACGACGCGCGACACGCCTTTGCCGTGCAGTACGGGTTTCAACCGGATTCGGCGGAGGCCTACCTGCTGGCCGCCAGATTATTCCTTCGCCGCGAGCTGAAGGAACAGGCTGCAACGCAGGCGCAGAAGGCGCTGGAGGTCAATCCGAAGCTACCGCTGGCGCACCAGCTTTTAGGGGAGGCTGCGCTGGCGCGCGGAGATCAGGAAAACGCGATTAAGGAATTGGAAGCGGAGCGCGCGATCAATCCGCTGAACGGCGAACTGTATGACCGTCTGGGCGACGCCTATCTTCGCAGCGGACAATATGAGAACGCGCAACAGGCGCTCAATCGAGCCGTGCTGCTGACGCCCACGTCAACGGGTCCGTACATTCTTTTGGGCGAGACGTTTCTCAAGCTGAAGGATCCGATCCAGGCCCTGCGCTATCTTACGCGGGCCGTGAAGATGGATCCATCCAATTACATCACCCACAATCTGCTGGGCCAGGCGTACAAGGCTACAGGACAAATTGCAGAGGCGAACCGGGAGTTCAAGACAGTCGTTGAGTTGCAGCATCGCGACGATCCGAAGCCGGCGGGGAAGTAA
- a CDS encoding tetratricopeptide repeat protein — MRALSRIGRVFVFAVAAIGVVLTWAQSSKPDAEALRKADAAFRAGYAASQQGHYEEARAQFAQAVKLAPQIAEGHEALGVALIGLNRPAEAVPELEKAAHLKPDDGSIEGNLGIALWRSSDGSKAVPHFEAALRKGPTPQDPAFFDAYARALADVGRREEALKQFAAEEQITGLHAEIDDAIGTVQAQMQHWDEARAAFERALQEDSGYTQARIHLAAVYRQQHDPSAAIAALEPTAKADPPNPAALAEYGRALADGGQDEPAAEAFTKAVQLQPNLAGVAGDLAMALQRLGRQQEAIPWFEKAIAAEPKNASLLSNLGLAMTMTGKAQEALAYLERAHAADPKDATIVKDQGVAHLQLAAFDEAIKDYTEALALDPNDPQLHYDLGLAYKLKDRMDEAVVELKKAGEMDPQLEDPPYTLGILYMQLGRLDEAVTELRKAVTLRPDNGGAWALLGSTLKQAERLPEAKEALEKAIELQPGQPGSMVNMAGVLAEMASKLGPEAEAAQSAGDEAKAAQLRGQAKEMRAQAADWRKRGAALSQAAVNRQRASFLLNAGNQLLLKGQIADAIGRYQESIAADGTFAEPHSQLAVAYERQGRAAEAAAERTKAAELARK, encoded by the coding sequence ATGAGAGCTCTCTCCCGGATAGGCCGAGTCTTTGTGTTCGCGGTGGCAGCAATAGGGGTGGTGCTGACGTGGGCCCAATCCAGCAAGCCGGATGCCGAGGCCCTGCGCAAGGCTGATGCAGCGTTCCGCGCGGGCTATGCGGCTTCGCAGCAGGGGCACTACGAAGAGGCTCGCGCGCAGTTTGCCCAGGCGGTGAAGCTGGCGCCACAGATCGCCGAGGGGCACGAGGCGCTGGGTGTCGCCCTCATAGGTCTCAATCGGCCTGCGGAGGCAGTGCCAGAGCTCGAGAAGGCAGCGCATCTGAAGCCAGATGACGGCTCGATTGAAGGAAATCTTGGCATCGCGCTGTGGCGATCAAGCGACGGCTCCAAGGCGGTTCCGCATTTCGAGGCAGCGCTGCGTAAAGGGCCAACTCCGCAGGATCCCGCGTTTTTTGACGCCTACGCCCGTGCGTTGGCTGACGTGGGCAGGCGCGAGGAGGCACTGAAGCAGTTTGCAGCGGAAGAGCAGATCACCGGGCTACACGCGGAGATCGATGATGCAATTGGCACGGTGCAGGCACAGATGCAGCATTGGGACGAGGCGCGTGCTGCCTTCGAGCGAGCTCTGCAGGAGGACAGCGGTTACACGCAGGCGCGTATCCATCTCGCCGCTGTCTACAGGCAGCAGCATGACCCGAGTGCAGCAATCGCCGCGTTGGAGCCGACAGCCAAGGCGGACCCGCCGAACCCGGCGGCGCTGGCGGAATATGGGCGTGCGCTGGCCGATGGCGGCCAGGATGAGCCGGCTGCCGAGGCGTTCACCAAGGCTGTGCAATTGCAGCCAAATCTCGCCGGCGTAGCAGGCGATCTCGCTATGGCATTGCAACGTCTGGGACGTCAGCAGGAGGCGATTCCGTGGTTTGAGAAAGCGATTGCGGCTGAGCCGAAGAACGCTTCTCTTCTGTCGAATCTGGGACTCGCGATGACCATGACGGGCAAGGCGCAGGAGGCTTTGGCATATCTGGAACGAGCGCATGCCGCCGATCCGAAGGACGCCACCATCGTGAAGGACCAGGGCGTCGCGCATCTCCAGCTTGCGGCGTTCGATGAAGCAATCAAGGATTACACCGAGGCGCTGGCGCTGGATCCGAACGATCCGCAACTTCATTACGACCTTGGCCTGGCTTACAAGCTCAAGGACCGCATGGATGAGGCGGTGGTAGAGCTGAAGAAAGCGGGCGAGATGGATCCGCAGCTTGAGGATCCACCGTATACGCTCGGCATTCTCTACATGCAGTTAGGCAGGCTGGATGAGGCCGTTACGGAGCTGCGCAAGGCGGTCACGCTGCGTCCGGACAACGGGGGCGCGTGGGCCTTGCTGGGCAGCACGCTGAAGCAGGCCGAGCGGCTGCCCGAGGCGAAGGAAGCACTGGAGAAGGCGATCGAGCTGCAGCCTGGACAGCCAGGGTCGATGGTGAACATGGCAGGGGTTCTGGCGGAGATGGCGTCGAAGCTCGGCCCGGAAGCGGAAGCTGCACAGTCGGCCGGGGATGAGGCCAAGGCCGCACAACTGCGGGGGCAGGCGAAAGAGATGCGTGCGCAGGCCGCCGACTGGCGCAAACGTGGCGCGGCATTGAGCCAGGCGGCTGTGAATAGGCAGCGGGCGAGCTTCCTGCTGAACGCAGGAAACCAATTGCTGCTGAAGGGGCAGATTGCCGATGCGATCGGGCGCTATCAGGAATCGATTGCGGCGGATGGAACGTTTGCTGAACCGCACAGCCAGCTCGCCGTTGCCTATGAGCGGCAGGGGCGCGCAGCGGAGGCCGCGGCGGAACGGACCAAAGCTGCTGAGCTCGCACGTAAGTAG
- a CDS encoding CRTAC1 family protein: protein MLRRSSAALGLSCVITAGTATAQQSSQPMTSASPQSGQYDAQHRPITAGGTVKSGPIVFENFAAQAGLTSWRNVTGGPEKKLIIEAKGSGVCLIDFDRDGWLDIYLVNGSTFEAQAGKAPAPHAALFRNNHNGTFTDVTEKAHVTNERWGLGCAVGDYDNDGWADLYVTNLGANRLFRNNHDATFTEVAEKAGVDLKGDSADVVADHTGATFGDFDGDGKLDLFVSGYVMYDFKNPPVTGSKSVKSTTCQYRAVNVMCGPRGLEGAEDHLFHNNGDGTFTDVSKKAGVNDPNRFYGLGAVFVDVNGDGKLDLAVADDSTPNYLYINKGDGTFEDASYTSGFAVNEAGREVSNMGLAVGDYENNGHLDIVSTTFSDDYSVVFHNDGAGSFEDVSYRVGVAQPTIPFVEFGDGFLDYDNDGWKDLLFANGHVYPSVDNEPGWGMSYAQRPLLFHNDGKGKFEVVPAVEGSGLAVTAVQRGAAFGDLFNDGKIDVVINALDGPPLLLRNVDMDRHHWIDLQLVGGADAKAHGASPRDAVGATVYVTANGMRQRGDVISGASYLSSNDMRLHFGLGDATKVDKVEIHWPSGAEETVKLAGVDRIYTIEEGKGVTGELCRACAK from the coding sequence ATGCTTCGGCGCAGCTCGGCGGCCCTGGGGCTGAGTTGCGTGATTACAGCCGGCACTGCAACGGCTCAGCAGAGTTCACAGCCGATGACCTCAGCCTCGCCGCAGAGCGGGCAATATGATGCGCAGCACCGGCCGATTACGGCGGGCGGGACTGTAAAATCGGGCCCCATTGTCTTTGAAAACTTCGCAGCGCAGGCGGGGCTGACGAGCTGGCGGAACGTGACGGGCGGGCCGGAAAAGAAGCTGATCATTGAGGCGAAAGGGTCGGGCGTATGCCTGATCGACTTCGACCGCGACGGCTGGCTCGATATCTACCTCGTGAATGGGTCGACTTTCGAAGCGCAGGCGGGGAAGGCTCCGGCGCCCCATGCAGCGTTGTTCCGCAATAACCACAATGGCACGTTCACAGATGTGACCGAGAAAGCCCACGTGACCAATGAGCGCTGGGGCCTGGGCTGCGCGGTGGGCGATTACGACAACGACGGCTGGGCTGATCTCTACGTGACAAACCTGGGAGCGAACCGGCTCTTCCGCAACAATCACGACGCCACGTTCACCGAAGTAGCCGAGAAGGCGGGCGTCGATCTCAAGGGCGACTCGGCCGACGTGGTGGCGGATCATACCGGCGCGACCTTCGGCGATTTTGATGGTGACGGCAAGCTTGATCTGTTCGTGTCTGGGTATGTGATGTACGACTTCAAGAATCCGCCGGTGACCGGATCGAAGAGCGTGAAGTCGACGACATGCCAATATCGCGCGGTGAACGTGATGTGTGGACCGCGCGGGCTGGAGGGGGCCGAGGATCATCTGTTCCACAACAACGGCGATGGCACATTCACAGACGTAAGCAAGAAGGCGGGAGTCAACGATCCGAACCGCTTCTACGGACTGGGTGCAGTGTTTGTGGATGTGAACGGCGACGGAAAACTGGACTTGGCGGTGGCGGATGACTCGACGCCGAATTACCTCTACATCAACAAGGGCGATGGGACGTTTGAGGACGCGAGTTACACGAGTGGGTTCGCCGTGAATGAGGCTGGGCGCGAAGTGAGCAACATGGGGTTGGCCGTGGGCGACTACGAGAACAACGGACACCTCGATATTGTGAGCACCACGTTCTCTGACGATTACTCTGTGGTCTTTCACAACGATGGCGCAGGCAGTTTCGAGGACGTGAGTTATCGCGTGGGAGTGGCGCAACCGACGATCCCCTTTGTTGAGTTTGGCGATGGATTTCTGGACTACGACAACGATGGTTGGAAGGACCTCTTGTTTGCGAACGGGCATGTGTACCCGAGCGTGGATAACGAGCCGGGATGGGGCATGAGCTACGCACAGCGTCCGCTGCTGTTCCACAACGATGGTAAAGGGAAGTTCGAAGTGGTTCCCGCGGTGGAAGGATCGGGGCTGGCTGTAACAGCCGTGCAACGCGGTGCGGCATTCGGCGATCTGTTCAATGACGGCAAGATCGACGTGGTGATCAACGCACTGGATGGTCCGCCGCTGCTGCTGCGCAACGTAGATATGGACCGCCATCACTGGATCGACTTGCAGCTTGTGGGCGGGGCCGATGCGAAGGCACACGGCGCGAGCCCGCGGGATGCGGTGGGCGCGACTGTATACGTGACGGCGAACGGAATGCGCCAGCGCGGGGACGTGATCAGCGGTGCGAGTTATCTGTCATCGAACGATATGCGGCTGCACTTCGGGCTGGGCGATGCGACCAAAGTGGATAAGGTCGAGATTCACTGGCCGAGCGGCGCGGAGGAGACGGTGAAGCTCGCCGGGGTGGATCGGATTTACACCATCGAAGAGGGTAAGGGCGTGACGGGCGAGTTATGCCGGGCATGCGCCAAGTAG
- a CDS encoding (2Fe-2S)-binding protein has product MGETKLSVNGKSLRVNAPAEESLLSVLRNRLDLTGTKYGCGEGQCGACTVLMNGRATRSCLTPVSAAVGAKIVTIEGLEQDGKLSPVQEAFVEEGAFQCGYCTAGMIMSATSLLNETHDPSEEQIVAGMDGNVCRCGTYPRIVQAVRLASRLAGGRS; this is encoded by the coding sequence ATGGGTGAAACGAAATTAAGCGTGAACGGCAAGAGCCTCCGCGTGAATGCGCCCGCGGAGGAGAGTCTTCTTTCAGTCCTGCGCAACCGCCTGGACTTGACCGGAACGAAATACGGCTGCGGCGAAGGCCAATGCGGCGCGTGCACCGTGCTGATGAATGGGCGTGCGACGCGCTCGTGTCTGACGCCGGTGAGCGCAGCCGTCGGTGCGAAGATCGTCACGATTGAAGGTCTGGAGCAGGACGGGAAGCTCTCACCAGTGCAGGAGGCGTTTGTCGAAGAGGGCGCATTCCAGTGCGGCTACTGCACGGCGGGCATGATCATGTCGGCCACCTCCCTGCTGAACGAGACGCACGATCCAAGCGAAGAGCAGATTGTAGCGGGCATGGATGGCAATGTGTGTCGATGCGGAACTTATCCGCGCATTGTGCAAGCGGTGAGGCTGGCGTCGCGGCTGGCGGGAGGCCGCTCATGA
- a CDS encoding xanthine dehydrogenase family protein molybdopterin-binding subunit — MSTISARIDRRGFLKGLSAGLLVALCADATWTQESGRGFGGHELPNDISAWIHIAADGRVTVFTGKVEVGQNIRTSLAQLVAEELRLPFDRITMIMGDTDLVPWDMGTFGSRSTPTMGPQLRTMAAATRQMLLEQAASVWKIDAASLTATDGKISDGKRSIGYGELTRGKKLVKVVSAQEALTPATDWKIAGTPVRKVGGRDFVTGKHKFPSDISRPGVLHGALLRPGGFNATLVSMDSSAAEAMPGVKVLRDGDFIGVVAADDFAAKRAVASIHAKWNVPSQQGNEGLFEYLKNTPDPEERSGPGHKTGSVEQAMSAAEVKLDDPYTVQYIAHAPLEPRAAVAEWENGKLTVWTGTQRPFGVQEELMQYFKLPAEQVRVIQPDMGSGYGGKHSGEAALEAARLAKAAGKPVKLVWTREEEFTWAYLRPAGLIEIRAGARRDGTLVAWEHHNYNSGPSAIETPYEVPNQLIQYHPAKSPLRQGSYRALAATANNFARESHMDAMAHAVGMDSLEFRLKNLKNERLRAVLQAAAEKFGWKDAKSTAERGFGIACGTDKGGYISSCAEVEIDSSKTIHVRRVVTAWESGAAVNPDGLRNQQMGAIVQALGGALFEHIVFGDGKIRNPLFSQYRLPRFSDTPKIDIVLLDRKDLPSAGAGEIGLIALAPSVGNAIFAATGIRVRNMPLAPGVKVPGIAESPFRS, encoded by the coding sequence ATGAGCACTATCTCCGCGAGGATCGATCGGCGTGGTTTCCTCAAAGGATTGAGCGCGGGGCTGCTGGTGGCTTTGTGTGCGGATGCGACGTGGACACAGGAGTCGGGGCGAGGCTTCGGCGGCCATGAACTGCCGAATGATATCAGCGCATGGATTCACATCGCCGCGGATGGGCGCGTGACGGTGTTTACAGGCAAGGTCGAGGTCGGGCAGAACATCCGTACATCGCTGGCGCAGCTTGTTGCCGAAGAGCTGCGCTTGCCGTTCGACCGGATCACGATGATTATGGGGGACACCGATCTGGTTCCGTGGGACATGGGCACGTTCGGCAGCCGCAGCACGCCAACCATGGGACCGCAATTGCGGACCATGGCCGCGGCGACGCGGCAGATGCTTCTGGAGCAGGCGGCGAGCGTATGGAAGATCGATGCAGCTTCGCTCACGGCGACGGATGGGAAGATCAGTGACGGAAAGCGATCTATTGGCTACGGTGAGCTGACGCGCGGCAAGAAGCTGGTAAAGGTCGTGTCGGCTCAGGAGGCGTTGACGCCCGCGACAGATTGGAAGATCGCGGGAACTCCGGTGCGCAAGGTTGGCGGGCGCGATTTTGTGACGGGGAAGCACAAGTTCCCTTCTGATATTTCGCGGCCCGGGGTGCTGCACGGAGCGCTTCTACGGCCTGGCGGGTTCAACGCGACGCTCGTTTCAATGGACAGCAGTGCTGCTGAAGCCATGCCCGGTGTGAAGGTGCTGCGGGATGGCGATTTTATTGGGGTGGTAGCTGCAGATGATTTCGCGGCGAAGCGTGCGGTCGCGTCGATTCACGCAAAGTGGAATGTTCCATCGCAGCAGGGGAACGAGGGTCTTTTCGAGTACCTGAAGAACACTCCCGACCCGGAGGAGAGAAGCGGCCCAGGGCACAAGACTGGCTCTGTTGAGCAAGCGATGAGCGCGGCGGAAGTCAAGCTCGACGATCCCTATACAGTGCAGTACATCGCACATGCGCCGCTCGAGCCGCGCGCTGCAGTAGCGGAGTGGGAGAACGGGAAGCTGACGGTGTGGACAGGAACGCAGCGACCGTTCGGAGTGCAGGAAGAGCTGATGCAGTATTTCAAGCTGCCGGCAGAGCAGGTGCGTGTTATCCAGCCGGACATGGGCAGCGGATACGGCGGGAAGCATTCGGGAGAAGCGGCGCTGGAGGCGGCACGTCTTGCGAAAGCTGCCGGCAAGCCGGTGAAGTTGGTGTGGACGCGGGAGGAGGAATTCACGTGGGCGTATCTTCGTCCGGCGGGGCTCATTGAGATCAGGGCGGGAGCACGGCGCGATGGGACACTTGTTGCGTGGGAGCACCACAACTACAACTCGGGACCATCGGCGATCGAGACTCCCTACGAGGTGCCGAACCAGTTGATTCAGTATCATCCTGCTAAGTCGCCGCTGCGGCAGGGTTCGTATCGTGCGCTGGCCGCGACGGCGAATAACTTCGCGCGCGAGTCGCACATGGACGCGATGGCGCACGCCGTCGGCATGGATTCGCTGGAGTTTCGACTTAAGAATCTGAAAAACGAGCGGCTGCGCGCGGTTCTGCAAGCGGCGGCTGAGAAGTTCGGCTGGAAGGACGCAAAGTCTACGGCGGAGCGCGGATTCGGGATCGCGTGCGGTACGGACAAAGGCGGCTATATTTCTTCGTGTGCCGAAGTGGAGATCGATTCGAGCAAGACGATTCATGTGCGGCGCGTGGTGACAGCGTGGGAATCGGGGGCGGCCGTGAACCCAGATGGCTTGCGCAACCAGCAGATGGGCGCAATCGTGCAGGCGCTGGGTGGTGCGTTGTTCGAGCACATTGTGTTTGGCGATGGAAAGATTCGCAATCCGCTGTTTTCGCAATATCGGTTGCCGCGGTTCAGCGATACGCCAAAGATCGATATTGTGCTGCTCGATCGCAAAGATCTTCCGTCAGCGGGTGCGGGTGAGATCGGGCTTATTGCGCTGGCGCCGTCAGTTGGCAATGCGATCTTCGCAGCTACGGGCATACGCGTGCGCAATATGCCGCTGGCGCCGGGCGTCAAAGTACCGGGCATTGCGGAGTCACCGTTCCGCAGCTAA